The DNA sequence CGGCAATTCATGGTAATGGTACAGGAGATTTATTAGAAAAGGTAACAGAATATGTGCCTTCGATGGATGAGTGGGAGGAGGTAGAAGAAACAAAGGTTGCTATTGTTGGTCGTCCTAATGTCGGCAAATCAAGTCTTTTAAATGCCTTGACAGGAGAAAAAAGAGCGATCGTTAGTCCTATTTCTGGTACTACCAGAGATGCCATTGATATGGTAGTAGAACGAGATGGAAAAACCTATCGTTTAATTGATACTGCGGGTATCAGAAGGAAAAAAAATGTTGATTATGGTACGGAATTTTTTAGTATTAATCGGGCATTTAAAGCCATCAAAAGGGCTGATGTGGTGTTATTTGTAATCGATGTTTTGGATGGTGTTACTGAACAGGATTTGAAGTTAGCAGGAAGAATTATCGATGAGGGTAAAGCGGCTGTAATTGTCGTTAATAAATGGGATGCGGTGGAAAAAGATACCCATACTATTTATGAATATCAGAAAATTATAGGCGATCGCCTCTACTTTATGGAATGGGCAGATCGAGTTTTTATCTCGGCGATGACAGGCAAAAGAGTTGACAAAATTTTGGAATTAATTGACATCGCCGCCGAAGGACATCAAAAACGAGTCAGTACCTCTGTAATTAATGAAGTTATTGAAGATGCTGTGCGTTGGCACTCACCCCCTACCAGTCGTCAAGGTAAACAGGGTAAGATTTATTATGGTACTCAAGTTACATCCAAACCCCCAACTATTGCCTTATTTGTGAATGATCCAAAACGCTTTAATGATAGCTATCGTCGTTATATGGAAAAACAATTTAGACAACAATTAGGCTTTCACGGTACACCCTTAAAATTGCTCTGGCGTGGTAAGAGTTTAAGGGAAGGAGAAAAAATGGGCAGTAGCAATCGAGCAACAAAAGTTTAATCTGATTTAGCAATTAGTGGCGTTGGTGAATTAAGTTATGATTTTTAGTTTAAATCGGGAATAGGGAATAGGCAAAGGTAAATAGTTGATAGTTAATAACTCCGTTCACGACTGAAAGGAGTGTACGAGCGTAGCGAACTCTCCGAACCCCGAACCCCGAACTCCTAACCCTTTCATCATTAATACCAAAGACAATGATTAACCAATCTGGTTCAAAAGTTAACCTTGTGATTACTATGGGTGATCCTGCTAGTATAGGAGGGGAAATAATTTTAAAAGCCCTTAGCATCTCCTCTATACATGATCGTGCTAATATTACGATTGTTGGATCTCGATCGCATCTTGAAAAGACTTATCATCATTTACAACCTTTTACATCCCAAGAATTAATACATCCAGATAGTTTAAATATTATTGAAGTGGACACCCCAGAAAATATTATTTGGGGCAAGGGAAATCAAGAGACAGGTAAAGCTAGTTTTTTATACTTAGAAAATGCGATCGCACTTACTTTAAAAGGTCAGTTTGAAGGTATTGTCACCGCCCCCATTGCAAAATCTCTTTGGCAAAGTGCAGGATATGACTACCCCGGACAAACAGAGGTTTTAGCCCAAAAAAGCGGACGGGAAAAATTTGCCATGATGTTTCTTGGGTTATCTCCTTACACTAATTGGGTCTTACGTACTATTTTGGCAACTACCCATATCCCCTTAAAAACTGTTTCAGATAACCTTAATTCGTCCATTTTAGACTCTAAACTAGAATTGTTGATTGAAAACTTAAAACAAGACTTTAACCTTGAAAAAAGCACCATAGCAGTGGCAGGATTAAACCCCCATAGTGGTGAGGATGGAAAATTAGGTACAGAGGAGAAAGAATGGTTACAAGACTGGTTAATCAATGCTCAGAAAAAATACCCTCAAGTTAAATTAATCGGTTTGATTCCACCTGATATTATGTGGATTAAACCAACTCAGGCATGGTTTAGAAATGGTAATATAGATACTCCTGATGCGTTTCTTGCACTATATCATGATCAAGGTTTGATTCCCGTAAAAGCTATGGCATTTGATCAAGCGGTCAATACTACCGTAGGCTTACCTTTTGTTAGAACTTCCCCCGATCATGGTACTGCTTTTGATATTGCTGGTCAAGGGGTGGCTAATCCTTCAAGTATGCTTTCTGCTATTGAATGGGCGATCGCACTGTGCCATAATAGAAAACAAAGTTAGTTTTGGTTAGGAGTTTTGCGAGATAGAGATTTTGAAGGATTGGGGTGTTGGGGTTAAGTATATTCAACCCTTATAAGAAACTAATTGTTATTCGATTGTTCGAGGAGTAACCAGAAAGCCTCAAAGGATTGAGACTCAGGAGAAGATTGAATGGCTAAAAAATGAACTCCATTCGCTTGTTTTTTTGCGTTTTCAAAGCCTTCCGCCTCGGATAAAGTGTTTTTGTCTGTCAGGTTAACTAATACCCAACTATCACTCACCCCTGTTTCTAAGCAAATACTGGGGAATTTTCCTCTATCTAATCTTAAATAACCTAATTCTAATCCTGACATCCATCCTGCAAGAGGTAAAGCACGGGAGGAAAAGATGATTAAGCCCGGAATCTTGGTATCTTGTGAGATATTAGCTATTTCAAGGGGAAACGCTTCTCTAAAACCTATATCCCATTCGGGCATTTCTTCTAAATCTTTCCCATTCAAACTAACTAATGCCCATTTATCTTTTTTATCTCCTTTTAAAGCATCGGGAAGATTAACTGGGTTGGTTTGGGGATATTGAACAGAAGCGGCTATAGTGGCTTTTTTGTCATAGCCTTCTTGGAGGGGATAAAATGATGTCATTCTCTGTTCTAACCATTGATTAAGAGTATAAGTGTGACGGGAAGCAAGGGCTGGAATTCCTGCATCTTCACACCCTTTCAGAATCATGTTATTCATTTGACGACGAAAGAAGCGGATTTTACTGGGAGTTTCTCCTGCTTTTTCTATGGCAGTTGCGATCGCATTTTGAAGAGTAATGGAGTTAACTTCTGTATTAGTGCAAAATTGAGAATAGCGAAATAATTTACTTGTATCGGTGTCTATAGTGGTTGGACTTTCGCAGATGAGAATTTCCCAACGTTTTTTGTTGTTTTCATCAATAATTGGACGAGAATAAAAGTCTAACTCCCAAATTTTTCCCATAATTATCTATATTCCAAGGGGCGATCGAGGTTTTATGTCTAGGCTATATTATCATTTACGGGTCTTTGGGTCAAATAAACCTCAGTTGTTTAGCCCAAATGTTTAATTTAGCTGAATTCAATATAAATTTGTCGGTTAAGATAAGCAACAGACAATAGTTTTCTGTAAGTTATTATGACTTTTCCTTAATTTCTTTCTCCCGTGACAATATAAGATACTCTCTGAGCTATATTAGTAGCATGATCTGCCATTCTTTCTATGTGGCGAATTGCTAAAGCTAATAGGATAATGGGTTCTACCACTCCCTTAATGTCTTTTTGTTGTGCAAGAGTGTGATAGAGCCTCTCATAAGCATTATCGACAGTATCATCTAGGAGTTTAATTTTTTCTCCTGCCTGAGAATCTAACTCACTTAGGGCAACCATTGCTTTTGCTAACATAATTTGAGCGTGTTTCGACATAGTGGCTAATTCGGGCATACAGGAATGAGACGGATAGAGAGCCAGTTTTATGGCTATTTGTCCTAAATCTTTGGCATAGTCTCCAATTCTTTCTAAATCTCTGACTAATTGCATAAAAGCACTTAATATTCTTAAGTCTTGAGCAACTGGTGCTTGTAATGTGAGAATTGTTGCACACCTCATTTCTATATGTCGATAGTATCGGTCAATTTCTATGTCTTGGTTTGTGATTAACACAACTGCCTCTAAGTCTCCATCAAATAAGGCTTGATGACTGTAACGAAAAGACTCCTCGACTAAAGCTCCCATGCGTAGTACATCCTGAGCTACTTCGCTAGTGTGTCTTTGTAATCTACTACCCTCTCCGATAAGTTGGTTTGATAATGCCACTGTTTTTTTGTCCCGAAATTAATCCCTTTAATGATCCTTATTTAGGTTTTTATTCTATCTCGAAAAAAGTGATTCTGTGATGTTATCTTAATAACAAAGCTGAAAAATAAAATATTTTTTTTAGAAAATGATTCACGGTTTTATCCCCCCCCATCGCTTTTTTGCCTATTTAACGTGGCAAGAAATTGACATAATGTCAAATAAGGAAAACACTGTAATTATTCAACCTATAGGTGCGATCGAGCAACACGGTTATCATTTACCCTTAGTGGTAGATTCGGCAATTAGTGAGGGAGTTTTGGGGAAAGCGTTGACATTACTATCTAATCAAATTCCTGCTTTTGCTTTACCTACCCTTTATTATGGTAAATCTAACGAACATGAAGGATTTGCTGGAACTATTACTATTAGTTCTCAAACTCTTTACTCTCTAATCCTAGAAATGGCAGAAAGTATTTACAAGGCTGGATTTAGAAAATTAATCTTAATGAATTCTCACGGTGGACAACCCCAAGTTATGGAAATAGTTGCCCGTGATTTACATCAAAAATTTCCCGATTTAGATGTTTTTCCTTTTTTTACTTGGAGAGTTCCGAATATTACAAACGAACTGCTAACAGAAGAAGAACAAGAGTGGGGAATTCATGCGGGAGATGCCGAAACCAGTTTAATGTTGGCTTTACTGCCCCAACAAGTAAAAATGGATTTAGCGATAAAAGAATATCCCCGTAATCTTGCACCCAACAGTTTACTATCAATGGAGGGAAAATTACCCTTTGCTTGGTTAACAAAAGAGTTAAGCGATAGTGGTGTGATGGGGGATGCTACCTCCGCTACAAAGGAAAAAGGCGATCGCATCTTAGCTTCTTTAGCACAAGGTTGGGTAAGGGTTATTGAAGATGTTTATAATTTTTAGTAATTTAATTAAAGAAGGGGCAAAGGTGTTAATATCACTGCATAGTCTTCAAATTTCGCAAACGATTAATAGCACAAGCTAACTCGAAATGACGAAACATAGTTAAATCTCCTTGAGGAAAATCTGTTAATATATCTAATCCTTTAGTCTCTAAATCTTTCATCAATAAATTGATAGCTTCGGAAAGGGATTGTTTTTGTCTTAAATATTTTTTCTGCATATATAATATAGAAAATGCGATCGCTCTTAGTTGACCATTTTCCACTAACTGAGAAACAGAGGCTAAATCTATATTTTCTGTCCCAAATTGGATTGTATCTAAATCTCTAACTTGGATTTTGACATCTCGCTTACCTCTTTTTGCAGAAATACTTTCAGGATTAATAAAACGGGGAGTAATCTTACCGAATTTGATACTATCGCTCCTCTCCCTAAATTGAGGAAAATCGAGGGCAATTTGTTTCGCTTTATCTGTCACATTTAAAGGTTGAAAACTATCCATAGCAATGACAGTATTTGCTACTTCAAAATAATCCCCACTTCCCCCCATTACCAAAATAGTAGAGATACCATAATCCTCATACAATGCCTTAATTTTATCCACTAAAGGAGTAATTGGTTCTTTTTCTTTGGCAATTAACTTCTGCATCCTTCCATCTCGAATCATGAAATTAGTCGCTGAAGTATCCTCATCAATCAACAATAACTTACTGCCCACTTCCAAGGCTTCCATAATATTCGCACTTTGAGAAGTACTACCACTGGCATTTGGAGTATGAAAATTAACCGTTGACTTACCTTGAGGAAGATGATTAATAAAAGGAGAAATATCAACTCCCGTGATGCTACGGCCATCTTCAGCTCGAATTTTTACCCCTGTTGAATTTGTTATCACTAATTCCCTACCATCGTCAGGAATATGATTATATACCCCCAATTCGATGGCATGAAGTAAAGTTGACTTACCATGATAACCGCCCCCAACAATAAGAGTGATTCCTTTTTTAATACCCATTCCCTTTACTTTACCTCGATTTGGACAGATAAATTCTACTTCCAGAGAAGGAGGAGATTGAAATTTAATCGCTTCTTTTCCTTGTAAGGGCAAAGGAGAAATACCACTATCACGGGGTAGAATAGCATCGTTTGCCACAAATGCCACTAAATCTTGATTGTCTAATTCTTGACGAATATAATTAGCATCTTCAACGGTTTCTACATGGTATTTAATATCTTGATGATTAAGTCCATCATATAACAAGCATTGGTTAACTATTTCGGAGATATTTTCGCAAAGTAATTCTATGGCTTGAAATCCTAAGATTCTTCTCCCGTTAGCAGGTAGCCCCACCACTAAACGCACTTCTAACTCTTGTTTATTCAGTAAAACACTACTGCGTTGTATCACTTCTTGAGCAATATCAGCAATGGCAATCAAACCACTTTTGCCACTACCTCGCCTCTGACTAATTTGTTTAAGACTATTACTAATTTGACGATGAATATAATCTGTTAAGGCAATATTGCGAATAGAAGAATCAAATAAATTTTCAGGAAATTTAGCTATAGATTGATTTATTTTTATTCTAACTTTACTAGGAGAAGCAAAAGGATCTCCTTGAACATGATCTATTATTAAGTTAAATTTATCGAATTTATACTCACTTTTTATACTTTTATAAGCTGGATAACTTTTTCCATCTAAATTTTTTAATAATTCTTTTAATTGTAGATTACTTTTCATTGTTCTTAAAAATAACTCAAACGCTCCCCCATTATTGCCTATTCCCTGTCTTAGCCAGATAAATTGAATACAAAACTAGGTTAATTATTACTCAAAGGGTAGGGGCGGCGGCAAGTAGAGTTTTTGTATAAGGATGCTGAGGATTGTTAAATATTTTCTCGGTGACATCTAGTTCAACTATTTTACCACCATTCATGACGGCAATGCGATCGCACAGAAAACGAGCTACCGATAAGTCATGGGTGATGAATAGATAAGTTAGCTTAAATTCCTGTTTTAGTTCTAGCATCAATTCTAATACCTGCGCTTGTACCGTTGCATCTAACATACTGACAGGCTCATCACAAATCACTAATTTCGGTTGTGTAATTAAGGCACGGGCAATGGCAACTCTTTGTTGTTGACCTCCTGAAAGTTCTTTCGGGTAACGATTATAATATTCTTTGGGGTCTAATCCTACTCTTTGTAGCATATTTTCAACCCGTTGACGATTTTCTAATTTATTACCTAGTTGATGAATGATTAAAGGTTCAATAATAGATTCCCCTATAGTCATCATAGGATTTAAACAGGCGTGGGGGTCTTGAAAAATCATTTGAATTTCCCTTCTTAAACCCCGTAACTGTGACCTAGAAAGGGTTGTTAGGTCTTTTCCTTGCCATAATACCTGCCCATTGGTTGCCCGAATTAATTGCAAAATAGTGCGGGATAGGGTACTTTTCCCACAACCAGATTCTCCCACTAAACCAAGGATTTCCCCTTGCCAAATGTTTAAATTGAGATCATCAACGGCTTTAATAAACTGACTTTTTTTTCCTAATAATTGCTCGATAAAGTTAACGGAAATAGTATAATATTTTTGCAGATTTTTTAATTCTAATAAAGGCTTATTTTCTTCTTTTTTTTCTTCTCTATTATCATTTCCTGTGTGATGAAGATGAAAAGCGGCTTTTAACAATGACTGAGTATATTCATGTTTAGGGCTATATATAACATCTTTTACTGTTCCCATTTCCACCATTTTCCCGCCATACATAACACCGATGCGATCGCAATATTTTGCTACCATAGCTAAATCATGGGAAATCAATAATAATCCCATATCTCTTTCTCTACATAATGCAGTTAATTCACGCAGAATTTCTCCTGCAATAGTAACATCTAAACTGGTAGTGGGCTCATCAGCGATAATTACTTTAGGTTCTAATAATAATGCAAGTGCGATCGCAACTCTTTGTCTCATACCGCCACTAAACTCATGAGGATACTGATTAAATCTATCAGGGGATATTTTCACCGTAGCCAAAGCAGTGAGGGCTTTTTCTTTTGCTTGAGATGAAGATAAATGGGGTTGATGAGCCTTGAGAGTTTCTATACAATGATCTCCAATCGTCATTAAAGGATCAAGCCTTGTCATAGGGTCTTGAAAAACTAAAGCAACAACTTCCCCTCGAAATCTGCGTAAAGCAGAAGCAGTATAATCATAAATAGACTCTCCTTGAAACCTTGCCTCTCCCTCTACCCTTGTCTGATTAGGTAAAAGACGCATCATCGCTCTGCCCAAAGTTGATTTACCACAACCCGATTCCCCCACCAAAGCCATTATTTCCCCTGTATTCAGTTGAAAAGAAACACCATCTACTGCCCAAGGGGGGTTACTATCATCTGCTCCATGAATAGTAGAATAGGCAATACGTAAATTGTTAATGTCTAAAAGGCATTGACTCATAAAAGAAACAGGGGATTAACAAACTGGATAAGTGCTAGTCAATTATTAATTACTAACTGCTGATTAGTCAATTTTTTTACTAAATCTAAATTATAAGCAAAAGGTCTTTTTATCGGTTGATAATCTTTGACATGAGTTTCTCCATGACGTAATACAGCATTAACTAACAAACAAGAATCATTACTCAAATTGATTGCACCATGAGGAATACCCGGGGGAATTGTAATTACTTGGGGATTATTTTCTGTTAAATGTAAATATTGATATTGACGATTTTGTAAAACTACTAAAACAAAATTACCTTTTACAACTAATAATTGATCCGTTTGAAAATGATGGACAAATAAATCATCAATAGTGTGCGGTGGAATTTGCACTAACATGGTTTCATGGCTAGACTGGGGAGTATAAAATAAAGCCATTCCTCCCTGAATTGATTGCAATTTTTGTTGTGAAACACTCTTGATTTGTGCCATTTTGTTCACCTTTTCTTGCTCTTTAATTCTAAGATAATCAAGATCTTTGTTAAAAAATGTTAAGTTAGTTACATAAATATATTTTGAATATTATCAACAAAAGACAATTTTTTCTTAAACTATATTAGGAACAAATAGAGGAGAAAATAATAAGTATAATTAGATTTCTAATAAACATAAAAAATATTAATTTTACCAAAAATACAGTATAAAAATAGATATGAGTATATGTGATATAGCTATTAATGAAAATATTGCAAAAATATTAGGAGAAATAGTATTTTTAATGGGCAGTTGTGACAATTCAAAAAAATACCCCGTTAGTTTTATTATTAACTACCTTTTACCATCAATACATCTAAATCAATATAGAATTTATAGAACCGTAAAAGAAAATAAGCCTATTGGTTTTGTCTGTTGGGCTTTTGTTAATGATCAAGTAGAAGAACAACTAATTAAAAATGATATTAACTTGACTATTGAAGAAAGAAAATCAGGAGAAATTCTTTATATTCTTTACTTTATAGCCCCCTTTGGTCATGCTAAAAAAATTACTCAAGACCTAAAAAATAATATTTTTCCTCACAGAATTGTGAAGGGTTTAAGACTGACTAAAGATAGTAAAAAAATAGCCAAAATCGCCATTTATCATAACAGAAATAAAAGTTAAGCAAAATCTTTCATCAGGCTATAATCTAAGGGTCAATATCCTATGTGAAGGAAAAAATACTCCAAAATGGGCAAATTATATCAAGGCACGGAAAGCCACGATCGCATCGACATTAGAAATACTAACTTTAATGTAGTTTGGGCAAAATCTGGGGTTGATGTTGTACACGCCAGAGAAGATAATGACACCGTCTCAGGGGCAAATGATCAAGACATCATTCATGGTTATGGCGGAGATGACTTTCTCATGGGTGAGGGAGGACGAGATTATATATATGCAGGTCAAGGAAATGACACTATTCACGGGGGTTACGCCAATTGGGTTCCGGGTGGAAAAGATGACCTAGCCGACTACATCAGAGGTGACGAAGGAGATGATGCCCTAATTGGAGAAAGAGGTAATGATACCCTTTATGGTGGCTCAGGTAATGACTATCTTGATGGTGGGGATGATCTTGACACAATTTGGGGCGGTTCAGGTAACGACAGCATTTTTGGCAGAACAAGCCGTATTACTGCTTATACCAATTCTCCCTATAACTCTTTATATGGAGAAGATGGGGATGATTATATCAGAGGAGGAGTCGATCGAGATAAGATTGATGGAGGTAATGGTAATAACGAGATTTGGGGGGGTAACGGACAGGATATTATCAACGGTGGTATTGGAAATGACAAAATTCACGGAGATGAGTTCATTCAAGTAGATGTCAGACTGCCTGTAAGTCAATGGAAATATTATTTTATTAGGACAAAGGATGTAATTAATAGTGGGGCTGGAAATGACACCATTGAAGGAATGGGACACGATGATGTAATTGATGGTGGAGAAGGTAACGATATTATTTATGGAGATTATATAAAGCCTATAGGAACATATGTAGAGGATATATATGTATATGGAGATGATTATATTAACGGAGGTTTAGGAGACGATGTCCTTTATGGCAATTGGGGAAATGATACTCTTTTATCGGGAGAAGGTACAGATATTCTCTTTGGGGGAAAAAGAAACGATGTACTAAGGGTGACAGGAGATCCCACCCAACAAGGAATCAATATCTTATTTGGTGGTGAGGGAGATGATAGCATTATTGGAGGTGATCATTCTACTCCAGCAGAAAATCTCCTACTGCCCCCATTTCTGGAACAAGAGCTTAAAAACTTAAAAGACTTTATCAAAAGTTTAGAAAATGCCAACAATTTTGTACCTACTATCGGTGAAGTAATAGATGGTGGAAGAGGATTTGACACCATTGAGGCAGGAGAAGGAATGGATATTATTATGGCAGGATTACCTACGTCTGCCAACACTCAAGACAAAGTGCAGTTGATTTACGGTAACTCCAAAGAATCGAAAATACCAGAACCAGATGTATTTGTCATTACTACAGTAGAATTGTCTCGACAAGAGCAGATTAATCAAGCCATGATTGCGGATTCTCTAAACCTAGTTTTAAAAGGGTTGAAAATCCTAGTTACAATCGTCGATATTTCGCAACAGACAGTACCTATAGGAAAGATACCCGGATTAGTCCTTGATATGGGAGTTTATGGGGTAGAGCTATGGAAATTTATTGACAAATACACAGGAAAACGACCAGATGAACCGAGTATCCTCGATAAAATGACGGTAATCCCAGATTTTGATCCCGGTTTGGATGTCTTATATTTAGACAATGGCGGTGGAAAACTAAGATATACAATAGAATACAAAAGTCAGATTATAGGGAATAAAATTTATCAAGGTCTTGTATTCAGCGATGCTCAAGGAAAGATACCACAACCGAGAGTGCTTTTACAGGGTTTTACAAATCGTGACATGGAAAGAATTGTCAGAGATGAAAATCAGATTTTGCCCACTACTGGCGAGTTTGTCGGTATTTCTTTCTTACCAAATCTCAATAGCCCCGATAATTCTGAAACCTCAAGACAACCTTCAGAACCGTTGAACTTAGGAAGTTCTTTTACTCTGACAGAAGATCATGATTTTGTACAAATTGAAAATTCTAATCCCACTGAGATAATTACTTTAGCGGGGAATGACACAATTATAGTGGATACTCAACAAGGGGTTTTAGCAGGTGCAGGAAATGATGAAATTTATGCAGGTGTGGCCAGAGGAAGCAATACTTTATCCGGAGGAATGGGAGAAGACGCATTTTGGTTTTATGATGAGCATGGAGGAGAAGTAATCAATACTGTCAAAAATTTACTAGGAGATGTTGATCAAATTGATTGGGAGGTATGGCAAGAAAATGTTTACCAACAATATATCAACACTTTTGGCGAGGCAACATTAAATGTGGTTGTCGATTTTAATCTTGAAGAGGATTTAATTGGTTTTACTGATTTTCTCATTCCTGTGGGAATAAATAATGTTAGCTGGAGAAAACAGGGTAATGATTCGATTATTTCTTTATTTGAGAGAGATATTATTCTTTTACAAAATACCCCCACGGAAAATGTAACTTCTGAGCATTTTGTCTTTGATAATTCTTTGTTTGAAAAAATTTCTGACGGGGATAATATTCTCAATACTTTTAGTATTTTAGACGAAGAAGAAAACTTAACTGATACTGATAATAATGGTTTTGATGATGAGACTCTAAATATCAGACTAAGTAGTGAGGAGTTAATCAGCAAGAGAAAGTTAATTAAGATTCAAGAGGAAGAAGAATTTTTATCTTCCACAGATACGAATATTATTGTAGGGACTGATGATGATGATAGGATTATTGTCGATGGTAATCAACAGGTTTTTGCTCTTGGGAGAAATGATCAAATCTATGCCAGTATATCTTCTGGAGGTAATATCTTATCTGGTGGTACAGGTAATGATGAATTTTGGTTTTATGATGACAGTGATGGGGATTTAGTTTTAAATATCGTTGAAAATGTGGTTACTGGTGGTGGTAGTCTCAATTTTGATGTTATCGAAGAGTATGGTAAAAGTTTTCAGGATGGAATTGTTAATACAATCACTGATTTCAATCCAGAAGAAGATGCGATCGCATTTGTGGATTTTCCTTTTCCTGTGGGGTTAAATAGTTTTGAATTCAGACAAGAGGGAAATGATTTTATTATTTCTTTATTTGAACGAGATATTATTCTTTTGCAAAACATTAGAGAAGAAAACTTAACCACGGAGAATTTTATTTTTGACAATTCTTTGTTTGACCAAATTTTGACCAATAATCTTAACAATTACACCAATGAACAAGTAATAGTTGATGTTTCTTCTTCTGCTGACAACATTTTTCCAGAAGATGTTATTATCACTTCACCTCAGCCCGATACCTCAACAG is a window from the Cyanobacterium sp. Dongsha4 genome containing:
- the phoU gene encoding phosphate signaling complex protein PhoU, translated to MGEGSRLQRHTSEVAQDVLRMGALVEESFRYSHQALFDGDLEAVVLITNQDIEIDRYYRHIEMRCATILTLQAPVAQDLRILSAFMQLVRDLERIGDYAKDLGQIAIKLALYPSHSCMPELATMSKHAQIMLAKAMVALSELDSQAGEKIKLLDDTVDNAYERLYHTLAQQKDIKGVVEPIILLALAIRHIERMADHATNIAQRVSYIVTGERN
- a CDS encoding creatininase family protein — protein: MIHGFIPPHRFFAYLTWQEIDIMSNKENTVIIQPIGAIEQHGYHLPLVVDSAISEGVLGKALTLLSNQIPAFALPTLYYGKSNEHEGFAGTITISSQTLYSLILEMAESIYKAGFRKLILMNSHGGQPQVMEIVARDLHQKFPDLDVFPFFTWRVPNITNELLTEEEQEWGIHAGDAETSLMLALLPQQVKMDLAIKEYPRNLAPNSLLSMEGKLPFAWLTKELSDSGVMGDATSATKEKGDRILASLAQGWVRVIEDVYNF
- a CDS encoding ABC-ATPase domain-containing protein gives rise to the protein MKSNLQLKELLKNLDGKSYPAYKSIKSEYKFDKFNLIIDHVQGDPFASPSKVRIKINQSIAKFPENLFDSSIRNIALTDYIHRQISNSLKQISQRRGSGKSGLIAIADIAQEVIQRSSVLLNKQELEVRLVVGLPANGRRILGFQAIELLCENISEIVNQCLLYDGLNHQDIKYHVETVEDANYIRQELDNQDLVAFVANDAILPRDSGISPLPLQGKEAIKFQSPPSLEVEFICPNRGKVKGMGIKKGITLIVGGGYHGKSTLLHAIELGVYNHIPDDGRELVITNSTGVKIRAEDGRSITGVDISPFINHLPQGKSTVNFHTPNASGSTSQSANIMEALEVGSKLLLIDEDTSATNFMIRDGRMQKLIAKEKEPITPLVDKIKALYEDYGISTILVMGGSGDYFEVANTVIAMDSFQPLNVTDKAKQIALDFPQFRERSDSIKFGKITPRFINPESISAKRGKRDVKIQVRDLDTIQFGTENIDLASVSQLVENGQLRAIAFSILYMQKKYLRQKQSLSEAINLLMKDLETKGLDILTDFPQGDLTMFRHFELACAINRLRNLKTMQ
- a CDS encoding ABC transporter ATP-binding protein; amino-acid sequence: MSQCLLDINNLRIAYSTIHGADDSNPPWAVDGVSFQLNTGEIMALVGESGCGKSTLGRAMMRLLPNQTRVEGEARFQGESIYDYTASALRRFRGEVVALVFQDPMTRLDPLMTIGDHCIETLKAHQPHLSSSQAKEKALTALATVKISPDRFNQYPHEFSGGMRQRVAIALALLLEPKVIIADEPTTSLDVTIAGEILRELTALCRERDMGLLLISHDLAMVAKYCDRIGVMYGGKMVEMGTVKDVIYSPKHEYTQSLLKAAFHLHHTGNDNREEKKEENKPLLELKNLQKYYTISVNFIEQLLGKKSQFIKAVDDLNLNIWQGEILGLVGESGCGKSTLSRTILQLIRATNGQVLWQGKDLTTLSRSQLRGLRREIQMIFQDPHACLNPMMTIGESIIEPLIIHQLGNKLENRQRVENMLQRVGLDPKEYYNRYPKELSGGQQQRVAIARALITQPKLVICDEPVSMLDATVQAQVLELMLELKQEFKLTYLFITHDLSVARFLCDRIAVMNGGKIVELDVTEKIFNNPQHPYTKTLLAAAPTL
- the der gene encoding ribosome biogenesis GTPase Der; its protein translation is MLPIVAIIGRPNVGKSALVNRLCGEQDAIVFDQPGVTRDRTYRRAFWQDREFQVVDTGGLVFDDETEFLPLIREQAEAALSESVVAIFVVDGKLGLTAGDEEIASWLRSQPVPVVLAVNKCESETQGLTLAAEFWNLGLGEPFPISAIHGNGTGDLLEKVTEYVPSMDEWEEVEETKVAIVGRPNVGKSSLLNALTGEKRAIVSPISGTTRDAIDMVVERDGKTYRLIDTAGIRRKKNVDYGTEFFSINRAFKAIKRADVVLFVIDVLDGVTEQDLKLAGRIIDEGKAAVIVVNKWDAVEKDTHTIYEYQKIIGDRLYFMEWADRVFISAMTGKRVDKILELIDIAAEGHQKRVSTSVINEVIEDAVRWHSPPTSRQGKQGKIYYGTQVTSKPPTIALFVNDPKRFNDSYRRYMEKQFRQQLGFHGTPLKLLWRGKSLREGEKMGSSNRATKV
- a CDS encoding Tab2/Atab2 family RNA-binding protein, which produces MGKIWELDFYSRPIIDENNKKRWEILICESPTTIDTDTSKLFRYSQFCTNTEVNSITLQNAIATAIEKAGETPSKIRFFRRQMNNMILKGCEDAGIPALASRHTYTLNQWLEQRMTSFYPLQEGYDKKATIAASVQYPQTNPVNLPDALKGDKKDKWALVSLNGKDLEEMPEWDIGFREAFPLEIANISQDTKIPGLIIFSSRALPLAGWMSGLELGYLRLDRGKFPSICLETGVSDSWVLVNLTDKNTLSEAEGFENAKKQANGVHFLAIQSSPESQSFEAFWLLLEQSNNN
- the pdxA gene encoding 4-hydroxythreonine-4-phosphate dehydrogenase PdxA, translated to MINQSGSKVNLVITMGDPASIGGEIILKALSISSIHDRANITIVGSRSHLEKTYHHLQPFTSQELIHPDSLNIIEVDTPENIIWGKGNQETGKASFLYLENAIALTLKGQFEGIVTAPIAKSLWQSAGYDYPGQTEVLAQKSGREKFAMMFLGLSPYTNWVLRTILATTHIPLKTVSDNLNSSILDSKLELLIENLKQDFNLEKSTIAVAGLNPHSGEDGKLGTEEKEWLQDWLINAQKKYPQVKLIGLIPPDIMWIKPTQAWFRNGNIDTPDAFLALYHDQGLIPVKAMAFDQAVNTTVGLPFVRTSPDHGTAFDIAGQGVANPSSMLSAIEWAIALCHNRKQS